A stretch of the Fusobacterium varium genome encodes the following:
- the deoC gene encoding deoxyribose-phosphate aldolase: MTKKDILKIVDHTLLAQTSTWEQIKEILDDGMKYETASACIPPSFVKRAKEYVKGSLSICTVIGFPNGYNTTDVKVFETEEAVKNGADEIDMVINIGDLKDKKYDSILNEIKNIHKACNGKLLKVIIETCLLTDEEKIKMSEIVTESGAEYIKTSTGFSTSGATLEDVSLLKKHIRKNVKIKAAGGISSFEDAEKFIEAGADRLGTSRLVKIMKS, encoded by the coding sequence ATGACTAAGAAAGATATATTGAAAATAGTGGATCATACTCTTTTGGCTCAAACTTCTACATGGGAGCAGATAAAGGAAATACTTGATGATGGAATGAAATATGAAACAGCTTCAGCCTGTATACCACCATCATTTGTAAAGAGAGCTAAAGAATATGTAAAAGGGTCTCTTTCTATATGCACTGTAATAGGGTTTCCAAATGGTTACAATACAACAGATGTAAAAGTATTTGAAACAGAAGAAGCAGTAAAAAATGGTGCTGATGAAATAGATATGGTAATCAATATTGGAGATTTAAAAGATAAAAAATATGATAGTATTTTAAATGAAATAAAAAATATTCATAAAGCCTGTAATGGAAAATTATTGAAAGTAATTATTGAAACTTGTCTTCTTACTGATGAGGAAAAAATAAAAATGAGTGAAATAGTTACTGAATCAGGAGCTGAATATATCAAGACTTCTACAGGTTTTTCTACTTCCGGAGCTACATTAGAAGATGTTTCTCTTTTGAAAAAACACATTAGAAAGAATGTAAAAATAAAAGCTGCTGGTGGAATAAGTTCTTTTGAAGATGCAGAAAAATTTATAGAAGCAGGAGCAGATAGATTAGGAACAAGCAGACTGGTAAAAATAATGAAATCTTAA
- the deoB gene encoding phosphopentomutase has protein sequence MKKYKRIFTIVIDSLGIGAMDDAEKYGDTGADTLGHIAASVEKFNIPNLQKLGLANLHPMSNVKAADCPLAYYGELKETSTGKDTMTGHWEMMGLNIRTPFKTFTETGFPKELIDELEKRFERKIVGNKSASGTEILEEYGEHEIATGDVIVYTSADSVLQICGNEETMGLETLYKFCEIARELTMRDEWKVGRVIARPYIGMKKGEFKRTSNRHDYALKPFGKTALDVLKAGGFDVISVGKIRDIFDGEGITEAYKSKSSVHGMEQTLELLDKDFTGLCFVNLVDFDALWGHRRNPKGYAEELEKFDINLGKILEKLQENDLLIITADHGNDPTFKGTDHTREKVPFIAYSPSMKKAGALPTADTFAVIGATIADNFDIVMPENTIGSSILDELK, from the coding sequence ATGAAGAAATATAAAAGAATATTTACCATAGTTATAGATTCTTTGGGAATAGGAGCTATGGATGATGCAGAAAAATATGGAGATACAGGTGCAGATACACTGGGGCATATAGCTGCTTCAGTGGAAAAGTTTAATATACCTAATCTTCAGAAATTAGGGCTTGCCAATCTTCATCCAATGTCGAATGTAAAAGCAGCAGATTGTCCTTTAGCCTATTATGGAGAACTTAAAGAAACAAGTACAGGAAAAGATACTATGACTGGGCACTGGGAAATGATGGGATTAAATATAAGAACTCCATTTAAAACTTTTACAGAAACTGGTTTTCCAAAAGAGTTGATTGATGAACTGGAAAAAAGATTTGAACGTAAAATAGTTGGAAATAAATCAGCCAGTGGAACAGAAATATTGGAAGAATATGGGGAGCATGAAATAGCTACTGGTGATGTAATAGTATATACTAGTGCTGATTCAGTTCTTCAAATATGTGGAAATGAAGAAACTATGGGACTTGAAACTCTATATAAATTTTGTGAAATAGCAAGAGAGCTCACTATGAGAGATGAATGGAAAGTAGGAAGAGTAATAGCTAGACCATACATTGGCATGAAAAAAGGAGAATTTAAACGTACAAGCAACCGTCATGACTATGCTTTAAAGCCATTTGGGAAAACAGCTTTAGATGTATTGAAAGCAGGAGGATTTGATGTAATATCTGTTGGGAAAATCAGAGATATTTTTGATGGTGAAGGGATAACAGAAGCATACAAATCAAAAAGTTCTGTGCATGGTATGGAACAGACTTTAGAGCTTTTAGATAAAGATTTTACTGGATTATGTTTTGTGAATCTAGTTGACTTTGATGCTTTATGGGGTCATAGAAGAAACCCTAAAGGATATGCAGAAGAATTAGAAAAATTTGATATAAATTTAGGAAAAATATTGGAAAAGCTTCAAGAGAATGACCTTTTGATAATAACTGCTGATCATGGAAATGATCCTACATTTAAAGGAACAGATCATACTAGAGAAAAAGTTCCATTTATAGCATATTCGCCTTCTATGAAAAAGGCAGGAGCTTTACCAACAGCAGATACATTTGCTGTAATAGGAGCTACTATTGCTGATAATTTTGATATAGTGATGCCTGAAAATACAATAGGAAGCTCTATACTTGATGAATTAAAATAA
- the deoD gene encoding purine nucleoside phosphorylase: MFTPHNQAKPGEIAKNVLMPGDPLRAKFIADTFLTNVKQVNSVRNMLAFTGEYKGKEITVMASGMGMPSIGIYSYELYTVYGVENIIRVGSAGSYVEKLNIYDVVLAESAWSESSFAHTQNGFEGDTILPSNQLNKKILETAENLGVKIHLDRIHSSDVFYRESNVDGYKELYAKHGCTCVEMESFALFHNAAVLGKNAACLLTISDSFVTRQETTPEERQSSFVNMMKIALETFC; this comes from the coding sequence ATGTTTACACCACACAATCAAGCAAAACCTGGAGAAATAGCAAAAAATGTTCTTATGCCAGGAGATCCTTTAAGAGCTAAATTTATAGCAGATACATTTTTAACAAATGTAAAACAAGTAAATTCTGTAAGAAATATGCTTGCTTTTACAGGAGAATATAAAGGAAAAGAAATAACTGTTATGGCCTCTGGAATGGGAATGCCATCTATTGGAATATATTCATATGAGCTGTACACAGTATATGGAGTTGAAAATATAATTCGTGTAGGGTCAGCAGGATCTTATGTAGAAAAATTGAATATATATGATGTAGTACTTGCAGAGAGTGCATGGAGTGAATCAAGTTTTGCACATACACAAAATGGATTTGAAGGAGATACAATTCTGCCAAGTAACCAATTGAATAAAAAAATATTAGAAACAGCAGAAAACTTAGGGGTAAAAATACATCTGGATAGAATACATTCAAGTGATGTTTTTTACAGAGAGAGCAATGTAGATGGATATAAAGAATTATATGCTAAACATGGGTGCACTTGTGTAGAGATGGAAAGTTTTGCATTATTCCATAATGCAGCAGTTTTAGGAAAAAATGCTGCATGTCTTTTGACAATATCAGATTCTTTTGTAACTAGGCAGGAGACTACACCTGAAGAAAGACAGTCATCTTTTGTAAATATGATGAAAATAGCTCTTGAAACATTCTGCTGA
- the cdd gene encoding cytidine deaminase encodes MEKYRDILDRAFMAVDNAYAPYSNYYVGACVKTKDGRYFIGANVENASYGLTNCAERNAIFQAYSQGCRKEDIEAIAIVSRGKTLATPCGACRQVLVELLNRNTPIVLSNSLKEMVTNIEELLPMSFTSDDL; translated from the coding sequence ATGGAAAAATACAGAGATATATTAGACAGAGCTTTTATGGCTGTGGATAATGCTTATGCACCATACTCTAATTATTATGTGGGAGCTTGTGTAAAAACAAAAGATGGCAGATATTTTATAGGTGCTAATGTAGAAAATGCTTCTTATGGATTGACTAATTGTGCAGAAAGAAATGCAATATTTCAGGCATATTCACAAGGTTGCAGAAAAGAAGATATAGAAGCTATTGCAATTGTGAGCAGAGGAAAAACTCTTGCAACACCATGTGGCGCATGCAGGCAGGTATTGGTAGAGCTTTTAAATAGAAATACCCCTATTGTATTATCAAACAGTTTAAAAGAGATGGTAACAAATATAGAGGAACTTTTACCAATGTCATTTACAAGTGATGACTTATAA
- the udp gene encoding uridine phosphorylase encodes MKYAEEGVQYHIGIKKGDVGKYVILPGDPKRCEKIAKYFEDAKLIADNREYITYTGYLDGIKVSVTSTGIGGPSAAIALEELVKSGADTFLRVGTCGGMQTEIMGGDIVIATGAIRMEGTSREYAPIEFPAVANIEIVNAFIQAAKDLGEKYHTGIVQCKDSFYGQHEPETKPVSYELMNKWEAWIRLGCKASEMESAALFVAGDYLKVRVGSAFLVVANQEREKAGLENPVVHDTDAAIRLAVEAIRNLIKTDVPY; translated from the coding sequence ATGAAATATGCAGAAGAAGGAGTTCAATATCATATAGGAATAAAAAAAGGGGATGTAGGGAAATATGTAATACTTCCAGGAGATCCTAAACGTTGTGAAAAAATAGCAAAATATTTTGAGGATGCAAAGCTTATAGCAGATAATAGAGAATATATAACATACACAGGATATCTTGATGGAATCAAAGTAAGTGTAACTTCTACGGGGATAGGAGGGCCATCAGCAGCAATAGCTTTAGAGGAACTTGTAAAATCAGGTGCAGATACATTTTTACGTGTGGGAACATGCGGAGGAATGCAGACTGAGATTATGGGAGGAGATATAGTAATTGCTACCGGAGCAATAAGGATGGAAGGAACAAGCAGAGAATATGCTCCAATAGAGTTTCCAGCAGTTGCAAATATAGAGATTGTAAATGCTTTTATCCAAGCTGCAAAAGATTTAGGAGAAAAATATCACACAGGTATAGTCCAATGTAAAGATTCATTTTATGGGCAGCATGAACCTGAGACAAAACCAGTGAGCTATGAATTGATGAATAAATGGGAAGCATGGATACGTCTTGGATGCAAAGCTTCTGAAATGGAATCAGCAGCACTTTTTGTAGCAGGAGATTATTTAAAAGTTCGTGTAGGATCAGCATTTTTAGTAGTAGCTAATCAAGAAAGAGAAAAGGCTGGACTTGAAAATCCGGTTGTACATGATACAGATGCTGCAATAAGATTGGCTGTAGAAGCTATACGTAATCTTATAAAAACAGACGTACCATATTAA
- a CDS encoding putative phosphoadenosine phosphosulfate sulfurtransferase, translating into MKQSMIKQMYSNKNVLEVSKERISFLFDNFQNICVSISGGKDSTVLAHLTLKEAVKRNRKVGLFFLDEEVVYSSTVKQIKYLMNLFPENTINYWLQIEFNLTNATSIVEGQLKCWEKNKSYLWMRPKEKNSIQNKPWDIETETIRDKNKGFGFYDVIENFQRLKKDTIFLVGLRATESPNRWGAVVKNPVDINGSFVYWGTKLKYGNFSFYPIYDWNFHDVWKYIYDEKLKYSKIYDYQYKKGTGLREIRVSSLIHEKSFKALVDLPEFEPKTYDKLLKRIAGISIGNLYGKDSKMLRCTKLPKNYDSWIEYRDFLLETYPNENKKWIFQKRFQKHLENEYVARQQCKQLILNDYENNLPVDNRKDPRLEKLKKWRTIL; encoded by the coding sequence GTGAAACAATCTATGATAAAGCAGATGTATTCCAATAAAAATGTTCTTGAAGTTTCAAAGGAAAGAATAAGTTTCCTTTTTGATAATTTTCAAAATATTTGTGTTTCCATCTCTGGAGGAAAAGATAGTACTGTTCTAGCACATCTCACTTTAAAAGAAGCTGTCAAAAGAAATAGAAAGGTAGGACTATTTTTTTTAGATGAAGAAGTAGTCTACAGCAGTACTGTAAAACAAATAAAATATTTAATGAATCTTTTTCCAGAAAATACTATAAATTACTGGCTTCAAATAGAATTTAATCTTACTAATGCTACAAGTATTGTGGAAGGTCAGCTTAAATGCTGGGAAAAAAACAAATCATACTTATGGATGAGACCTAAAGAAAAAAATTCTATTCAAAATAAACCATGGGATATAGAAACTGAAACTATAAGAGATAAAAATAAGGGATTTGGATTTTATGATGTAATAGAAAATTTTCAAAGATTAAAAAAAGATACTATCTTTTTAGTTGGGTTAAGAGCAACTGAAAGCCCTAATAGATGGGGAGCTGTTGTGAAAAATCCTGTTGATATAAATGGATCTTTTGTTTACTGGGGAACAAAATTAAAATATGGAAATTTTTCTTTTTACCCTATATATGATTGGAATTTTCATGATGTATGGAAATATATTTATGATGAAAAACTAAAATACTCTAAAATATATGACTATCAATATAAAAAAGGAACGGGACTGAGAGAAATAAGGGTATCATCACTGATACATGAAAAAAGTTTTAAAGCATTAGTTGATCTCCCTGAATTTGAACCTAAAACCTATGATAAACTCCTTAAAAGAATAGCTGGAATAAGTATTGGAAATCTTTATGGAAAGGACAGCAAAATGCTAAGATGTACAAAGCTTCCTAAAAACTATGATTCATGGATAGAATATAGAGATTTCTTATTAGAAACATATCCCAATGAAAATAAAAAGTGGATATTTCAGAAAAGATTCCAAAAGCATTTAGAAAATGAATATGTTGCAAGACAACAATGTAAACAACTTATACTAAATGATTATGAAAATAATCTGCCTGTAGACAATAGAAAAGATCCAAGATTAGAAAAACTTAAAAAATGGAGAACAATACTATGA
- a CDS encoding putative adhesion protein FadA — protein MKKILIGCILAVSAVSYSATDVMSTLEQLELNLQQLEAEERAMYNQRKAEAEEAERTLEAQRKMYAEISEKEKRILSVKDNKFYKGQYQELAKKYGEAKKELESDMKKQEEIISIFEAIK, from the coding sequence ATGAAAAAGATATTAATAGGATGTATTCTGGCAGTATCAGCAGTATCATATTCAGCAACAGATGTAATGTCAACACTTGAACAGCTTGAACTTAATCTTCAACAGCTGGAAGCAGAGGAAAGAGCAATGTACAATCAAAGAAAAGCTGAAGCAGAAGAAGCTGAAAGAACACTTGAAGCACAAAGAAAAATGTATGCAGAAATATCAGAAAAAGAAAAAAGAATATTAAGTGTAAAAGATAATAAGTTTTATAAAGGGCAATATCAGGAATTAGCAAAAAAATATGGTGAAGCTAAAAAAGAATTGGAATCAGATATGAAGAAGCAAGAAGAGATAATCAGTATATTTGAAGCAATAAAGTAA